ggttttgtagtaactttgggcagtCTGTATGTTGGAGtttagggctgtgttcctgtgttgctggagaatttgcgtggtatgtcttgctctggaacttgttggcccttgtgtggtgcttggtttcagtgtaggtatggaggcatttgatgagctcctgtcaattaatgctccctggagtcaggagttccctggactcagggtttggacttaagcctcctgcttctggttttcagtcttatttttacagtagtctcaaaacttctccttctatacagcaccattgataaagcatctatgttaaagatgaaaagtttctccacagtgagggacacccagagaggttcacagaattacatggagaagagaagagggaggagggagttagaggtgacctgaatgagatgaggtggaatcaatagaagAGACagcagtctagccagtaatcacttccttacgtgcactccacaactggactgctcagagatgttcatggagttatacagagaagagaagaggaaggaaggggacagaggtggccaggaggataaaagtggggaatgaaaaggaaagagacagatctagccagtaatcagttccctaagtgttctccactgtctggaacacacagaaattcatagAGTTGGGTAGAGCAGAGAGAGGTTagagaggagacacaggcgacctggtggagaaaaaggagagtccaaagggggagagagcagtgaagccagtaatctcgctcccacgtaaaaatgggtactaaagattgggttcttaaaggtacaaaattgataacaaataccacaaagcaaaaattaaaaatctagagtagagtttggaatttcaaaaatacaatgttaaagaaaagaagaaaaataaagagagaaaaaaaacaaagtcacaaaaattataaagaaaatataggtacaaaattgataacaaataccaaaaagcaaaaattaaaaatctagagtagagtttggaatttcagaaatacaatgttaaagaaaagaagaagaagaaaagaaagagaaaaaaaacacaaagttacaaaaattataaaatatatatatatgaagtttgctttaaaaaaatagggtcttttttttttttacaaagtaatagtaggttatgaaagtgaaaattaaaggagtaatagaggacttaaaatttttaaaaaaattgaaaaaaaaagaaagaaagaatgatcgtaaaaatagtaataatatatctaagactttctctggtgttgttgtgggtattgtggggtcagttcattttccgctagttccttggtccggcttatatttctcaagatctataggccccttcctatgtagtcgatactaacgacagggttttaatctgttgcacctgtcacttccaaggcagttccctctgttttagcttcttctgtttgctggtctgttcagtgtctgatttccgccctgacacaaaggggcggtggtggacacatttttttttaggctcacttgttcagttgtgctgtggggagggagggacgctgcaaataacactggtgtgtgcttgcagtgcctcagccatactgggcctgcccctgcttACGGTGCAtataccctccctgcccacactgctcaggctctaggttgctctgctgggaaccatcTGAGGCTGgacctgggctgcatgcacctcccaggtctaagccgctcaggttcaggcactcgggtagtcctcaggggcgcagactcggttgggcctgtgttttgtgctcttgccaggtctgagcagctcaggtgatgaggtgtttggcgagcgcggtcgctgcgacttatcgcctccctgctactcggttttctgggtgtacaactggtgcaccttctcaggcggatgttgaccatccagaacctcaagaagttttagttagcaaagaagcctgcttacagttttgtagataatgtctctctggggctgcaattgccccttccagctctggctgcctgtcaccggagggggatggtctgcagccggctatctttgttcagtcctttgttctgcgtgcaggcctggcggtgtcttaggttagggctggcttttcgcgtggtagttatcccacagtctggtttgctaaccTAAGTTAGTTCGCTCAGATTGTGCTTGGGGCactcaggccagattcttactctaagcgatgcagcccgcacctccctgcccagcccccgcttgctagtggtgggtgtAGGcctctgcgctgcttctccgatGGGGGAGTTACCCTTGGGCTCGTAAACTGTGGGTAtgaattgtttctttatttttcctccctgttatgttgccctctgtgcttccaaggctcggcacagactcggcagtgagagtgtttcctggtgtttggaaacttctctctttttaagactcccttcccgggaccgagctctgtccctcccccttttgtctctttttttgtcttttatattttttcctacctcctttcgaagacaatgggctgcttttctgggtgcctgatgtcctctgccagcattcagaagttttgtggaatttgcttggcatttaaatgttcttctcatgaatttgtgggggagaaagtggtctccccatcctattcctctgccatcttcactATTTATGTTTAGATCCATAGATAACACATACTATATTTAGTATAATTAATAGTTTATGAAAATTATGCCCTTCCATATATGATTTAACTTCTTTTCATTATTTAGTGTTATGCTGGCAAGAGGTACATAAcctgatatatatacatatatgtatcacttcatgggaaatagatggggaaacagtggaaacagtgtcagactttatttttctgggctccaaaatcactgcagatggtgactgcagccatgaaattaaaagatgcttactccttggaagaaaagttatgaccaacctagatagcatattgaaaagcagagatattactttgccaacaaaggtccgtctagtcaaggctatggtttttccagtggtcatgtgagagttggactgtgaagaaagctgagcaccgaaggtttgatgcttttgaactgtggtgttggagaagactcttgagagtcccttggactgcaaggagatccaaccagtccattctgaaggagatcagccctgggatttctttggaaggagtgatgcaaaagctgaaactccagtactttggccacctcatgcgaagagttgactcgttggaaaagaccctgatgttgggagggattgggggcaggaggaaaaggggacaacagaggatgagatgtctggatggcatcattgactcaatggatgtgagtctcagtgaactccaggagttggtgatggacagggaggcctggcgtgctgcgattcatggggtcaccgagtcggacacgactgaccgactgaactgaactgaactgatacatatcttgtttattcatttagaatatttataGCATATAGATCAATAAATTGCCCATCTAATGTCATATTGATTAGAgatttgtttctttattcttttcattaaaaatgaaaatgtgtggATGTCTGCTATGCACATGTCTAAAGGCTTATTTGGAGTGTATGCCTAGAAATGAAATTGTTGGATCCtgtgatatataaatattttctactttgCTACATATTTGTAAATTACTTTCCAAATAGGTTTTTCCAGTTTACACTTCAGGTATAACAATGTCCATTTTTATTTCCCCTCATTTGTCAGTTTGAATAGTGTGAAAAAAGTAAGGATTTTAACATTTACATGATTATTAGTGATTTTGagagcaatttaaaatttttatttgttttatcttaTATGACTTTATCATTAGTCCAATTATCTAtttagttattaaaatttttttcttataaatttatattaaataattatgtGTTGAATAGTAAATCTTTGGAGGCTGTGGGTACTCCATGTATTTTGCTCCAGCCTTTGGATTGTTTTGTAAATATTGTTTGTGGTCTATTTTGTCACACagattaaaacaatttaaatatagtCAAATTTGATAACTCATCATTGTCTTCCAGATAGAAACCTAATCCTGATTTACTTAGCTCATTTACTAAGTAAAGAACTCATAGCTGTAGATTTCTAAACTAATAATCAAATTCATGTTTCTTCCTGGTTGGGCTTCAAGGAGATCCTCTTAACATGTAGCTATctctaagtctttttttttttttttttaactaagaagAATTTGGCTTATGGCTCAGGTAGTGGGGGAGAGAAAGGAGGTGTGTGTGTAGACTTGCCCTGATGAAGCTAGGACACAGAGCCCTTAACAGGTAGTTGACTTGTCTAGAAATCCAGATCCATGTTCCATGTTCATCAGTTAGGAACTGCCTACCACACTCCTTTGAAAATTGTTGTGTTTAATTTtccttattgaagtatagttgatgtatgtgtgtgcttagtcattcagttgtgtccagcactttgccctcccatgaactgtagctcctctgtccacaggatttcccaggcaagaatactggagtgggttgccatttccttctccaggggatcttccctatccagagaatgaacctggatctcctgcattgcaggtagattctttactgtctgagccaccatacttgatgcataatattatttaaattataggtgtacagtatagtgattcacaatttttaaaggttatactccatttatagttactataaagTATTTGCTACATTCCCTGTGTTGTGCGATACATCCTTacaacttattttatatttaatagctTTAAAGGTAAACAGGGGAGCATTCTGAGTTGGATTGatatgtaaaatgtaaatgttgtgcatgcatatgtatttgtctgtgtgtgtgtttgtgtgtgtgtactatttCAGATCTTGTATGGATTCCCCCAATTTATGCTGCTCTCACTTATTAGCAGGAGAGTTTACCCTTTTGGCAACTTCACTGATTGATTCTAGTTTCGACTTTGTTAGCACTTTAGTTATCTCCAAGCAGTCTATTTTTGTTAGAGTATAGACTCAAATAACTCTTTCCCATCTTTTTTTTCAGTAATGTCATATGTATTGAATTGAATAAGATACCTTTAGCAGCAAGTAACTAAAGACTCACTGAAAATAGCTTAAGCCTTAAGAGGTCTATTATTTCACATTACAGGGTTGCTGGAGACACGTTGATTCCAGGGTGGTTCACTGGCATGAGGACTTCATCAAAGACACAAGTTTCTCTCTACTTTCTGCTCTGCCATCCTCAGCAAATCAGTAATACCATTTATGGTCACATCATGGCTACAACAGTTCCAGGTATCAATTCATTATTTTTGTCTAAaggaagaaatttttaattttctctcatATAGGTCTTTAACAAACaagatatttattataaaaatttcaaaatatacagactataataaaatagtaaaatagtaAAATCCACTTCTATATACTCACTACTGTAATGCAATATTTTGCATTATATTGCAATATTTTATTATACAGGATAAGAAGCACAATTATACTTCATTCCTTGTACTTAACAGACTTCTCCAAAAATGAGGTGTTCTCCTTACATTACCAATTCATTACATGCTTAAACAGCTTACTGATAATTCATTATGTCATTTAATATTCTTCTTAAGGTAAAAATCCCTGACTTCCCAAAATACGtattttgtgactggcttgttaAAACCAAGAGTCAGTCAAGGAACACTCATTGCATTTGATGATTGTCATGTAACAGCATCAATAGATAAATTCAGCATGATTGTAGGAGGCAAAAAAAACTGAGGAATGAAAATTATGTGAGATAATATATTTCAACCTTAAAACAAACTTTTCTAATAAGAAATTGTTTCCCAAAAGACCTAGGGATGGTTCAAGGTGAGTTGGAAGAGTAGATaacattctttcttttgtttctttcctatATGGCCCTCGTGGGATGGACTTGGAACTTGGCACTGTTATCACCCCATAATTGACCTTATTTTTAGCCTGTCTCAGAGGGACCTTTGCACCCAGTTCATGCTgcaattatttgaaatatttgcaACAGAGATGACTAAGGGTACCAGGTTGCCTCCTGCTCTATTCCCCCAGGTCATCGGGGACTACTCCTCCTCACTGGTGATATTATCTTTGCTGTACTTAAATTCCATTTGGCTTTCATCGTTCTCATTCTAAGGCCTGTAAGATATGTCCTCACGTGCATGGCCATGCAATGTGATTCTTCAGGTTCAGgtgcattttcttttcagtttccatAAAGAAATGTTCACAGGGTTAGAGACCTCACCAGGTCATCTCTGTTATCCTCTAGAAAGAGATAAGAGGTATATAGCTATAGGGGATTTTCAGGCAAaaacacaacaaaggaaatgaaaaggctATTCTTAATTGAAAAACGAGATATTAATCTCTGAGCAGAGCcaaaaactgaataaaatgatatatttcaaAACAAGATTTTacatctcatttaaaattttaattcttaaaatatgcTGAATTTTGACAATGTCTTTAATTTCCCTTCTATGGTTTTACactcctttttccatttttaggATTAAACACAATAACTTTTGAATCCTTGCTTCTACCATTAGGAAATTGCTCCACTGAAGTAAAGTGAGAAATATTCAGGTAAGAGATAGATTAATGTCAAATTTGTACAGAAAATTTTAGGAGCTGTCAATTTTTCCAGTAGCATGTCCGAGGTTTGTCCACTTTGAGAAGCTGAAGATGCCTTCATTTTGGATGAAGGTTTTGGAAAACCAAATAAATCTCTTGCTATCCTACTTTAAACTCTCACAAACTGTTTAGCTATTGACCTGTTTTAATCTCCAATGCCTATTTGTGGAATTTAAAATTactctttttgggcttcccaagtggctcagtgctaaagaatctgcctgccaatgtaggagacacaggagacaagggttcaattcctgggctgggaagatcctctggagaaggatacggcaacctactccagtattcttgcctgagaaatcccatggacagtggagaaatcccatggacagtacagtctatggggtcacaaaagaatcagattcAACTTACTGACTATACAACAACAAAATTCCTCTTAAATTTGATCCTTCTGTTGTAAAATGGAAGcattaaaatgaatttgaaattacAGAGAGCAAATATTATTTATCTCTCAAAACCTTTAGATATGTTAGACTTACTATGTAAGTCAAGTGAGGCACTAAACAggtaaaaagaaaatgctttatgTGTGAAAATCATGTACCTTATAATGGAAAGAGGACTAGAATTGGAGAATCACACTAGAAAATtatgagttgctgctgctgctactgctgctaagtgcttcagtcgtgtccgactctgtgcgaccccatagacggcagcccgccaggctcccccgtccctgggattctccaggcaagaacactggtatgggttgccatttccttctccaatgcatgaaagtgaaaagtgaaagtgaaattgcccagtcgtgtccgactcctagcgaccccatggactgcagcgcaccagactcctctgtccatgggattttccaggcaagagtactggagtggggtgccatcgccttctccaaattatGAGTTAGGCGACTCAAATGTTGTGTGCTGATGGGCAATTACAATATACCTCAGAGTCAATTCCTATAAAAGGATGCAGCAAATCATACATAACACAACAGAATCTTATAAAGGAGATGATAATACAAATTTCAATGTATTATACAAGAGGCAAAAGATACTTTGTGATACCAGGAAATAGGTAGAAGTCTCTATTTTTAATCTTGTCTTGTACCTCTTAGCAGGTTCTTGCCATGGGTGACAAGGGAGCAGGCAACCATTCAGATGTAACTGACTTCATTCTTGTAGGCTTCAGGGTCCGTCCAGAGCTCCacattctcctcttcctcctatTCCTGCTTGTCTATGGCATGGTCCTTTTGGGGAACATTAGTATGATTGGCATCATTGTGACTGACTCCCAGCTGAACACACCAATGTATTTCTTTCTAGGCAATCTCTCCTTCATCGACCTCTTCTACTCCACTGTTATTGCACCTAAGGCCATGGTCAACTTCATGTCTGAGAAAAAGACTGTCTCTTTTGTAGGGTGTGCTGCCCAGTTCTTCTTTTTTGCACTCTTCATTGTAACAGAAGGGTTTGTCCTGGCggccatggcctatgaccgcttcaTTGCCATCTGCAACCCTCTTCTTTACAGTGTCCATATGTCAAGACGCCTTTGCACTCAGCTGGTGGCTGGTTCCTATTTCTGCGGTTGGGTCAGTTCCATTCTCCAAGTCAGTGTAACATTCTCAGTGTCTTTCTGTGCCTCCCGAGTCATTGATCACTTCTTCTGTGATTCTTACCAAATTGAGAAGATCTCCTGTTCTAATCTTTTTGTCAATAAGATGGTATCTCTTAGTTTGGCTACCTGCATtattttgcccacagtagttgtTATTGTAGTATCTTACATGTATATTGTAACCACAGTCTTGAAGATCCCCTCCagtgaagggagaaagaaagcctTCTCCACTTGCAGCTCCCACCTGGGCGTGGTAAGCTTGCTTTATGGGACTGTCTCCTTTATGTATCTCACACCTCCAAGCAATCCTGAACTTCGTAAAGTGGTTTCAGTATTTTACATATTGGTTACACCCATGTTAAACCCTCTGATTTACTCTCTAAGAAACAAAGATGTCAAACAAGCTTTGAGAAAAATCTTATGGAAGAAAAAATCTTTATCCTAATTCTACTTTCTTGTGATTTCCTCATTAATGGGCCCATCGATAGTTTCAGCCTGATTTGCTTTCAGTGTGGAGTCAAGCTTGAGTCACTTGAAGATCCTTTACATTGATCATTCTGCAGATGAATTATTTTCAGTGAAGGGGTGGTAACAATTTATCATTCACTCTTCATCATTCACTCTCCCTTAAGAGCAGTGGTATATCTCATACATCAGTAAAATTTGAAGTCATCCTATAAACAGAAATATACTCCTTACTCTTTTTAGGTAAACTTTATggagtgaaggaaaaaagaatttaattttattactgttatttttctttgggcCCTATTTTTAGATAGTGGGCAGAAAAAAGTGCTTTGGTAGAATGCTAAGCTCAGAATGTATAATAATGTTTAGAAGAAGGGTCAACCCAAGACAGGGTGATTCTGAGTTGTAAATATTTAATCCTTTAATGAAATTTAACTGTGAATACATTTATTCACAATTACTTGATTTGGGGCCCATAGTTCTTGAATAAATATCATGGTATAAGATTTCTTTTTGTCTGTACCATCATGAGTTTATCAGAACAACTCAATAAATCATTGATGTGTAATTGTATCTTACTGTATCTTattgtttgttattgttgtttagtcactaagtcatgttagactcttttgcaaccccatggactgtagacccacTGGGCATCTCTGTCCATAggctttctcaggcaagaatactggagtgggttgccagttccttctccaggggatcttcctgacccaggcatagAGCTTACgtcccctgcatttcaggcagattctttagtactgtgccaccagtgaagcccatatCTTAttgttacttattttaaatattgttattGATTTATTATCATATCAAAGAGCTGGAGAAAGGTATCTTGTATCCAGTCTTCTAAAAACAGGATATACAAATCCACAAAGACAAGTCTTTAGTACTGATGTCCTATCTGGAAGGGTTAAAAATTACATTAGATTTAAATCATTGATCCCAGTTTACTGGATTACTCTGTTCTCTTTGGCAATTactatttgaaaagtgaaagttgctcaattgtgtccaactctttgtgaccccatggactatacagtccatgaaattcttcaggcctgaatgctggagtgggtagattttcccttctccaggggatctgtccaacccagggatcgaacccagatctcccgcattgcaggctgattctttaccagctgagccacaagggaagcccagttactgtttcagatcagttcagttcagttgctcagtcgtgtccgactctttgcaaccccatgaatcgcagcacgccaggcctccctgtccatcaccaactcccagagttcactcaaactcatgtgcatcgagtcggtgatgccatccagccatctcatcctctgtcgtccccttctcctcctgcccccaatccctcccagcatcagagtcttttccaatgagtcaaccctttgcatgaggtggacaaagtactggagtttcagctttagcatcattccttccgaagaacacccaggaccgatctcctttagaatggactggttggatatctttgctgtccaagggactctcaagagtcttctccaacaccacagttcaaaagcatcaattctttggcgctcagccttcttcacagtccaactctcccatccatacatgaccactggaaaaaccgtagccttgactcatggacctttgttggcaaagtaatgtctctgcttttgaatatgctatctaggttggtcataactttccttccaaggagtaagggtcttttaatttcatggctgcagtcaccatctgcagtgattttggagccccccaaaataaagtctgacactgtttccactgtttccccatctatttcccatgaagtgatgggacctgatgccatgatcttcattttctgaatgttgagctctaagccaactttttcactctccactttcactttcatcaagaggcattttagttcctcttctctttctgccataagggtggtgtcgaagcaacagttagaattggacatggaacaacagactggttccaaataggaaaaggactacatcagggctgtatattgtcaccttgcttatttaacttatatgccgagtacatcatgagaaacgttgggctggaagaagcacaagctggaatcaagactgctgggagaaatctcagtaacctcagatatgcagatgacaccacccttatggcagttaCTATTTATGTGTAcataatttttgtttgctttgtattttaattacatatgatattttaattttcctaacaCTTGTTTTATTGGTGCTATACTTTAAATGGAGctgtttatatttctaaaataatatctGTGTTgtcatattgttttaatttttccaattcAGGTTGTGCTTTCAGATGAAAATTGTAAGCAATTCAATAACATCTGTGTTGTcatgctgttttaatttttccaattcAGGTTGTGCTTTCAGATGCAAACTGTAAGCAATTCAATTCTCCAAATACGTTTGTgtgagtgtgctcagtcgtgttttgttggattctttgcaacacgatggactgtagcccaccggtcCAGATATGTTTAAATCAACAGAAAACATTGCTGAAGAAAATGGTCAAGGTTTTGCATCTATtgcatctttttaatttatgcATTTGGTAATAAATTTGTTGATGGAAAGATGCAGAAGGCAGAAATGAGAGGATGTTGTATAAGATGAACTATTTAATGTGTGCTTGCCTACTTCTACAACTTCAGATTGTATCAGTAAAGTCAATCAATGTTGAAAGAGCTCAGTGATTGTAGAGAGAATGCAACTAATTGTAGAGGGAATGCAACCCCTTGCAGAGATTAGAAAAGAGGGGTAGAGTATAGAGGGATGGCAGTTGGGAGAGCAGAGTACCCTGGTATTTCTcatactattaataaaaataggcTTCTTCTCTAATTCTTACATATTCCAACTTAGAAAATTCCTAACCAAAGACTACATCAATATATTTTCCCAAAGGATGAAAGTTTTTTTTGTACTATTCTGAATGTAgttcttgaattaaaaaattattattttttgctccttactaatatttctaataaatcaattattttatctttttcactCCAACTACACACAtccatttttatttgcttaattgTGTATGTAACCAttaggtttatttttttcaaaaacattgaaaattACTTTGGCTAAAGTAACCAAGGGAAATATATTAGAAggatatgtgaaatagaaaagCTAAAGAACAAGCCTTGAAATTGGGTAGGAACCAAGGAGTCCCAAGaaacaaagagacaaaaattTTAGGAGTCTACTAGCAGAAATCAGTCTCATTGAACACCGCATCTGGAAAATGGAAACTCCAAGCATTTTCAAGATGctataaactgaaaaaaacaaaagcaacctAAAAATTGAGAGTTATGCTTTATTCAgtggaaatttttaggacttaagtccaggaggcagcatctcaaggaACCCTGAGAGAACCTCTCcaaagaagagggagggaggagccaagtTATATATAAGTTTTGCAACAAAAGGCAAGTAGTCTGaatgtcaatttttaaattttttttgtaaattaagaaatccagatatcccaagttaaggaatttagcatgcGGGAAGTGCagtttctgtgtatgggaagatgcaagactCTGAacttactgaaatcattcctttgatacatACCTCAACTATCTGGGTTTTTCATGTTCTgaatttccttggtggctcacgatagggagtggctgcagtttgatggctgctagatggcaagtattctttccttcctgagttccctcagggctcatcaGCTCACCATCCATGGtggctgcaattgctgatgactgtgacatctttgtttactgatatggcaggaataTTTCATTTCTCACTTCTTTTACCCTTTTCTGTCAATTTAAGTCTTGATACAGTATactatgggcttctcaggtggctcagatggtaaagaatctccctgcagtacaggagactgggttcaatccctaggttgggaagatcccctggagaagggaatggcaacccactccagtattcttttttttttttttacttttggaaGGCTATAATTGACAGAATGGAAGTATacaaatgaatttcaaaatgaaatcaaTGCACCCTAGAGGGAGCTCTAACATGCGATCAGCTCACAATGAAAATCCGGTCAGATGGAAGAAGGCCAAAGTCCAAAGCAGAGTGAGGAGGGAAGCGTAAGAGAGAGGAAGGGCCCTGGGACTGAGTTTTCAAGACATGCTCAGCTGATGTCTTCAACTTCCAGGTCCTTGAGGCCTTAGTTGATGGTTTGGGACAAACATGTTATTTGGTCACAAAGAGCAGCAGTAGAGATCGGCTGTAtctggaatggggagggaggttagAGATCTGGGGAGACTGTAGACAGTCTACGACAAAGAGGACAGAGGTATGAGGGTGCGAGCACTAATAAGGCTCTGTGTCCCCTTACAACAAGCGCCAACCAAACAACAGCAATGTACTATGAAAAATGACTCAAGTTACTACTTTAGTGGAAGATATGAAGTAGCTACCGGAAACTTCTGTGGAAAAGGTTCAGCttatatggagaaaaataaacattcaagCACTGGATTATCTATAGTGCCACACTCAGAGTTGGTAGAGGAAAGGCGCTCTTTCTGGGTGACTTGCAGAAAGAGAATAGGACATGATGAAGACTAACAGGACTTTGTAGAGAACTGAATGCTTCAGTCCTCTCTGTGAAGAAAAGATGGCCTTCTGCAAGTCttccactctagtattgttgcctggagaattccatgaacagaggcacctggcaggctacagtccatggtgtcacaaagagttggacatgactgaagcaactgagcacacacacacagagtactaTTCAGATCAGGTTTTGGGTATGTGTCTGTCCCTTTACTAGAGAATGGCTGGACCCT
This window of the Bos taurus isolate L1 Dominette 01449 registration number 42190680 breed Hereford chromosome 5, ARS-UCD2.0, whole genome shotgun sequence genome carries:
- the OR9K1B gene encoding olfactory receptor family 9 subfamily K member 1B encodes the protein MGDKGAGNHSDVTDFILVGFRVRPELHILLFLLFLLVYGMVLLGNISMIGIIVTDSQLNTPMYFFLGNLSFIDLFYSTVIAPKAMVNFMSEKKTVSFVGCAAQFFFFALFIVTEGFVLAAMAYDRFIAICNPLLYSVHMSRRLCTQLVAGSYFCGWVSSILQVSVTFSVSFCASRVIDHFFCDSYQIEKISCSNLFVNKMVSLSLATCIILPTVVVIVVSYMYIVTTVLKIPSSEGRKKAFSTCSSHLGVVSLLYGTVSFMYLTPPSNPELRKVVSVFYILVTPMLNPLIYSLRNKDVKQALRKILWKKKSLS